A region from the Benincasa hispida cultivar B227 chromosome 8, ASM972705v1, whole genome shotgun sequence genome encodes:
- the LOC120082684 gene encoding dof zinc finger protein DOF5.3-like, which produces MDLPTAQHQEIETHSVENMMVCQNSKDQMRKPRPQPEQALKCPRCDSTNTKFCYYNNYSLSQPRYFCKSCRRYWTQGGTLRNVPVGGGCRKNKRSSSTNSSSSSSKKSQDHLFGSTSGLPHLSYDHQAHDLSLAFARLHKNSCASGSASASAVGPAFNDFDFSILGMPNSDVLNGFGYNSQTMYYGNDNMGGIESSGDQMRLQTYDQDHHHHNQQYSNATTTAVTVTTMKQELFGGREINGGDQSKILWAYPNWQMNNYTNAIDSNTTTTTMMTAMDFDSGSARESWNNNAFTNASSWHGLLNSPLM; this is translated from the exons ATGGATCTACCCACTGCCCAACACCAG GAAATTGAAACACATTCTGTGGAGAACATGATGGTATGTCAAAATTCAAAAGATCAAATGAGAAAGCCAAGGCCACAGCCAGAACAAGCCTTGAAATGCCCAAGATGTGATTCAACAAACACCAAATTTTGCTACTACAATAACTATAGCCTCTCTCAACCTAGATACTTTTGCAAATCCTGCCGCCGTTACTGGACGCAAGGCGGCACCCTCCGCAATGTTCCAGTTGGGGGAGGGTGTCGTAAGAACAAAAGATCATCCTCGACGaattcatcatcttcttcctcaaagaaATCCCAAGACCATCTCTTCGGCTCAACTAGCGGCCTACCCCACTTGTCCTACGATCACCAAGCCCATGACCTCAGTCTGGCATTCGCCAGGCTTCACAAAAACTCATGTGCGAGTGGGAGTGCGAGTGCGAGTGCGGTTGGACCCGCATTCAACGACTTTGATTTCTCCATTTTGGGAATGCCAAACAGCGACGTTTTGAATGGCTTTGGGTATAATTCTCAAACAATGTATTATGGAAATGACAACATGGGTGGAATCGAAAGCAGTGGAGATCAAATGAGATTACAAACTTACGATcaagatcatcatcatcataaTCAACAGTATAGCAATGCTACAACGACGGCAGTGACGGTCACGACGATGAAGCAAGAGCTATTTGGAGGACGAGAAATCAATGGAGGTGATCAAAGTAAAATCCTTTGGGCATACCCAAATTGGCAAATGAACAATTATACTAATGCGATAGATTCAAACACGACCACGACAACGATGATGACAGCCATGGATTTCGATTCCGGTTCCGCTCGCGAAAGTTGGAACAACAATGCCTTCACTAATGCTTCTTCTTGGCATGGTCTTCTCAATAGTCCTCTCATGTAA